The proteins below come from a single Prochlorococcus marinus CUG1415 genomic window:
- the lspA gene encoding signal peptidase II, whose protein sequence is MINKIQNKAYFFFLSIFIILIDQITKYLMYYNYEIFLNKDFILFKLDFVKNYGAAFNIFSGSRIFLSIVSIIFSIILIYLILKKTYSNLSELYSYSFILGGTIGNGIDRIVKGFVIDFINLNIIKFPVFNVADIFINIGFILLIYNFRKNKR, encoded by the coding sequence ATGATTAATAAGATTCAAAATAAAGCATATTTCTTCTTTTTAAGTATTTTCATAATTCTAATAGATCAAATTACGAAATATTTAATGTATTATAACTACGAAATATTTTTAAATAAAGATTTTATTTTATTTAAATTAGACTTCGTAAAAAATTACGGTGCAGCTTTTAATATATTTAGCGGAAGTAGAATATTCTTATCTATAGTAAGTATTATTTTTTCAATTATACTTATTTATTTAATATTGAAAAAAACTTACTCTAATTTATCAGAACTTTACTCATATAGCTTTATTCTTGGCGGAACTATCGGTAATGGAATTGATAGGATAGTAAAAGGTTTTGTTATTGATTTTATTAATTTAAATATAATAAAATTTCCAGTATTTAATGTCGCTGACATATTTATTAATATTGGTTTTATATTATTAATATATAA
- a CDS encoding biotin transporter BioY, producing the protein MLNFYKLIEIIVSLQSLIISTMIPVYIPLRFIDKSSNNIEIPITWQIPTVILLTLIFNRKVVLRAFTIYIVLGLFISPVFHQGGSIGYLLTPNFGYLLGTYPLIIIIDNLNKKSKINFGNFLINGCLAIFAMHLTGILYNFIQIIYYNQFNMFLYNLGKYSAGKIGYHLIMLLPIILIIKPIKYIKYNK; encoded by the coding sequence ATGCTCAATTTTTATAAGTTAATTGAGATAATTGTGAGTCTCCAATCATTAATAATATCAACAATGATTCCTGTTTATATCCCGCTTCGATTTATTGATAAATCAAGTAATAACATTGAAATACCAATCACATGGCAAATCCCAACAGTGATTTTATTAACCCTTATATTTAATAGAAAAGTAGTTCTAAGAGCATTCACTATTTATATTGTTTTAGGCTTATTTATATCTCCAGTTTTTCATCAAGGTGGTTCAATAGGATATTTGCTCACTCCAAATTTTGGTTATTTATTAGGAACATATCCATTAATCATAATAATTGATAATCTAAATAAAAAAAGTAAAATAAATTTTGGAAACTTTTTAATAAATGGTTGTTTAGCAATATTTGCTATGCATTTAACCGGGATACTTTATAACTTTATACAAATAATATATTACAATCAATTTAATATGTTTTTATACAATCTAGGAAAATACTCTGCAGGTAAAATTGGATATCATTTAATAATGCTTCTTCCAATAATATTAATAATTAAGCCTATAAAATATATTAAATATAACAAATAA
- a CDS encoding ABC transporter permease, which produces MSRNISIKEALGMATKTLVSNKLRSSLTMLGIIIGNASVITLVGLGRGAQTLAKNQLSNLGANVLFIVPGNNDTRRRGISFPKTLVLEDAVAISNQVPTVKKVAPQISANEIVQSNSKSLNISIAGVTPEFLDVRNFEVDKGRFLSQSDVNSSRSYVVIGPDLKDEFFKNKSSSLGEKIRIKDHTYEIIGILKPKGAVFGSNQDKNAYIPLTTMVNRITGKDPTYGVSLSFISVEAKNKNATSAAKFQITNLLRQRHKIIRDDDFAVRSQEDALNIVTNITSGLTFLLAGIGAVSLVVGGIGIMNIMLVSVSERTEEIGLRKAIGAKQTDILIQFLIEALILSTIGGLIGTTSGLSGVFLLSLITPLPASVGITTTLSTMIISGSIGLIFGVLPAKRASKLDPIVALRSL; this is translated from the coding sequence ATGTCTAGGAATATCTCAATAAAAGAAGCCTTAGGAATGGCTACCAAAACATTAGTTTCGAATAAATTGAGGTCTTCTTTGACAATGCTTGGGATAATTATAGGAAATGCATCAGTAATTACACTCGTAGGCCTTGGTAGAGGTGCACAAACATTAGCAAAAAACCAATTAAGTAATTTAGGGGCAAATGTTTTATTTATTGTTCCTGGCAATAATGACACTAGAAGAAGAGGTATTTCATTTCCGAAAACCCTCGTTTTAGAAGATGCGGTAGCAATCAGTAATCAAGTACCAACTGTAAAAAAAGTTGCTCCTCAAATCTCTGCAAACGAAATAGTTCAATCAAATTCGAAGAGCCTAAATATATCAATTGCAGGAGTTACTCCTGAATTTTTAGATGTTAGAAATTTTGAAGTAGATAAGGGAAGATTTTTATCCCAAAGCGATGTTAACAGTTCGAGAAGTTATGTAGTTATAGGTCCTGATCTAAAAGATGAATTTTTCAAAAATAAATCTTCATCACTTGGGGAAAAAATCAGAATTAAAGATCATACTTATGAAATAATAGGAATTTTAAAACCCAAAGGGGCAGTATTTGGAAGTAATCAAGACAAAAATGCTTATATACCATTGACTACTATGGTTAATAGGATTACAGGGAAGGATCCTACATATGGTGTAAGTTTAAGCTTCATAAGTGTAGAAGCTAAAAATAAAAATGCAACTAGTGCAGCTAAATTTCAAATTACTAACTTATTAAGGCAAAGACATAAAATAATAAGAGATGACGACTTTGCGGTTAGATCGCAAGAAGATGCATTAAACATCGTAACTAACATTACAAGTGGGCTGACATTCCTTTTAGCAGGTATTGGAGCAGTTTCATTAGTAGTTGGAGGAATAGGAATTATGAATATTATGCTAGTTTCTGTTAGCGAAAGAACAGAAGAGATAGGGCTTAGAAAAGCAATAGGTGCAAAACAGACGGATATATTAATTCAATTTTTAATTGAGGCATTGATTTTATCTACAATTGGGGGATTAATAGGAACAACAAGTGGATTATCAGGTGTTTTCCTTTTATCTCTGATTACACCGCTTCCTGCATCTGTAGGAATTACAACAACTCTTTCCACCATGATCATTTCAGGATCAATAGGTTTAATCTTTGGTGTTTTACCTGCAAAAAGAGCTTCAAAGTTAGATCCGATTGTTGCATTAAGAAGTTTATAA
- the pyk gene encoding pyruvate kinase, which produces MSNIDLKRRTKIVATIGPATQSEEIITDLIKAGVTTFRLNFSHGDHKDHAERIKTIREVSKKLDIDIGILQDLQGPKIRLGRFKDGPVKVRKGDKFTLTSNEVECSNTIANVTYDKLSQEVSEGKRILLDDGKIEMIVEKVDKKSNLLECLVTVGGVLSNNKGVNFPDVQLSVKALTDKDKEDLKFGLSEGVDWIALSFVRNPSDINEIKDLINKNGHSTPVVAKIEKFEAIDQIDTVLPLCDGVMVARGDLGVEMPAEEVPLLQKELIRKANSLGIPIITATQMLDSMASNPRPTRAEVSDVANAILDGTDAVMLSNETAVGDYPVEAVQTMATIARRIERDYPLKAIESHLPSTIPNAISAAVSNIARQLDAGAIIPLTKSGSTARNVSKFRPPTPILATTTERSVARRLQLVWGVTPIVVKNDERTAKTFSLAMQIAQEMEILNQGDLVVQTAGTLTGISGSTDLIKVGIVRKIVSRGISIGEIGVTGKARIINSNLDLSLICPGEILFVPKELLEDVPLSKNIAGIVTDTNVDDVYTLFNKKNKKISTICNLENIEDHQIINGDLVTLQLNEGVIYMGQIEDEEEAIDK; this is translated from the coding sequence ATGTCGAATATTGATTTAAAAAGAAGAACAAAAATTGTAGCCACTATTGGTCCTGCAACTCAATCTGAAGAGATAATTACAGATTTAATTAAAGCTGGAGTAACAACATTCAGATTAAATTTCTCACATGGAGATCATAAAGATCATGCAGAGAGAATTAAAACTATTAGGGAGGTTTCAAAAAAGTTAGATATTGATATTGGTATACTGCAAGATCTTCAAGGACCTAAAATCAGATTAGGAAGATTCAAAGATGGTCCAGTCAAAGTAAGAAAAGGGGATAAATTTACGCTAACCTCTAATGAAGTCGAATGTTCAAATACTATTGCGAATGTAACCTACGACAAACTTTCTCAAGAAGTTAGTGAAGGGAAAAGAATACTATTAGATGATGGTAAAATTGAAATGATTGTAGAAAAAGTTGATAAAAAATCTAACCTTTTAGAATGTTTGGTAACTGTAGGCGGTGTTCTTTCAAATAATAAAGGTGTAAATTTCCCAGATGTTCAATTATCAGTAAAAGCATTAACAGATAAAGATAAAGAAGATTTAAAATTCGGTTTATCTGAAGGAGTTGATTGGATAGCTTTAAGTTTTGTAAGAAATCCATCCGATATAAACGAGATAAAAGATTTAATCAACAAAAATGGTCATTCCACTCCCGTAGTCGCAAAAATAGAAAAATTTGAAGCAATAGATCAAATTGATACTGTATTACCTTTATGTGATGGGGTGATGGTCGCAAGAGGGGATTTAGGAGTAGAAATGCCCGCTGAAGAAGTCCCACTTTTACAGAAGGAATTAATAAGAAAAGCTAATTCATTAGGCATACCAATAATTACCGCGACTCAAATGCTTGATTCCATGGCTTCGAATCCAAGACCCACTAGAGCTGAAGTTAGCGATGTTGCCAATGCAATACTGGATGGAACTGATGCAGTAATGCTTTCAAACGAAACTGCCGTTGGTGATTATCCTGTAGAGGCAGTACAAACTATGGCAACTATAGCGAGAAGAATTGAAAGGGATTATCCGCTTAAAGCTATAGAAAGTCACTTACCAAGTACGATTCCGAATGCTATTAGTGCAGCCGTAAGTAATATAGCTAGACAACTTGATGCAGGAGCCATAATTCCTTTAACAAAATCAGGTTCTACAGCTCGAAACGTTAGTAAATTTAGGCCACCAACTCCTATATTGGCTACTACTACAGAGAGGAGTGTAGCGAGAAGATTGCAGCTGGTTTGGGGAGTTACTCCGATAGTGGTAAAAAATGATGAAAGAACAGCAAAAACATTTAGTTTAGCTATGCAAATTGCTCAGGAAATGGAGATCCTAAATCAAGGCGATTTAGTGGTTCAAACTGCAGGCACACTAACTGGTATAAGCGGTTCTACAGATTTAATAAAAGTCGGTATAGTAAGAAAAATTGTTTCAAGAGGAATTTCAATAGGTGAAATTGGAGTTACAGGTAAAGCAAGAATAATAAACTCAAACCTTGATTTATCATTAATTTGTCCAGGGGAAATTTTATTCGTACCAAAAGAATTGTTAGAAGATGTACCATTGAGCAAAAATATTGCAGGAATTGTTACAGACACAAATGTAGATGATGTTTATACATTATTTAATAAGAAAAATAAGAAGATTTCTACTATCTGTAATTTAGAAAATATTGAGGATCATCAAATTATTAATGGTGACCTGGTAACTTTGCAGCTTAATGAAGGGGTAATTTATATGGGACAAATTGAAGATGAGGAAGAAGCAATAGATAAATAG
- a CDS encoding nucleoside triphosphate pyrophosphohydrolase family protein has translation MDFKTYQKKARETAQYPNLGSNNIYPTLGLVGEAGEVAEKVKKVIRDKKGIFDNESKQGIKKELGDVLWYISNLCTELNFNLEDVALQNLEKLKSRAATGKISGSGDDR, from the coding sequence ATGGATTTTAAAACTTATCAGAAAAAAGCAAGAGAAACTGCGCAATATCCAAATTTAGGCTCAAATAATATTTACCCAACTCTTGGTTTGGTTGGGGAAGCTGGTGAAGTTGCAGAAAAAGTTAAAAAAGTTATTAGGGATAAAAAAGGAATATTTGATAATGAGTCAAAACAAGGAATTAAAAAGGAGTTAGGTGATGTTTTATGGTACATATCAAATCTTTGTACAGAATTAAACTTCAATTTGGAGGATGTTGCATTACAAAACCTAGAAAAACTAAAATCAAGAGCTGCTACAGGTAAGATATCTGGATCTGGTGATGATCGCTAA
- a CDS encoding YggT family protein, which produces MTGITISILQVIGTTLSLYYALLIIRILLTWFPGIDWSNGILSALASITDPYLNIFRGIIPPLGGFDISSLLALILFQVIQGFIPQLITFLLNQGSGFGY; this is translated from the coding sequence ATGACTGGAATAACAATTTCAATATTACAAGTTATCGGTACAACTTTATCTCTTTACTACGCCCTATTGATAATTAGAATACTTCTGACGTGGTTTCCTGGAATTGATTGGAGTAATGGCATATTATCAGCATTAGCATCCATAACAGATCCATATTTAAATATATTTAGAGGTATCATCCCACCACTTGGAGGATTCGACATATCTTCATTATTAGCCTTAATTCTTTTTCAAGTTATACAAGGATTCATACCTCAATTAATAACCTTTTTACTCAACCAAGGCAGTGGATTTGGATATTAA
- the scpB gene encoding SMC-Scp complex subunit ScpB — protein MISVITINQSEQINKQLSDIDLVTRVEAVLYLKGRPITKKDLSEITNSDINSINDAIKELRNKYSNPNSAIELNEISNSCCLELKSILNDFVEDLLPSELKTSELRTLATIAIKKKILQSDLILLRGSGAYDHIKELLDKKFIVKRKQKDGRSFWLTLSEKFFQTFAVSNEYLSKIGSRKDKQQ, from the coding sequence ATGATTTCGGTAATAACAATTAATCAATCTGAGCAAATTAATAAGCAACTATCTGATATAGATCTTGTTACCAGAGTAGAGGCTGTCCTTTATTTGAAAGGCAGGCCAATAACAAAAAAGGATCTTTCAGAAATTACTAATTCTGATATCAACTCAATCAATGATGCAATTAAAGAACTAAGAAATAAATATTCCAATCCAAACTCAGCAATTGAATTAAATGAAATAAGTAATAGTTGTTGTCTCGAACTAAAATCTATTCTTAATGATTTTGTAGAGGATTTACTGCCTTCTGAGTTGAAAACATCAGAATTAAGGACCTTGGCAACTATTGCCATCAAAAAAAAGATACTCCAATCGGATCTTATACTTCTTCGAGGGTCAGGAGCATATGATCATATTAAAGAATTATTAGATAAAAAATTCATTGTCAAACGAAAGCAAAAAGATGGAAGATCATTTTGGTTGACATTATCTGAAAAGTTTTTCCAAACTTTTGCTGTGAGTAATGAATATCTTTCAAAAATAGGCAGCCGAAAGGATAAGCAGCAATAA